From a region of the Paenibacillus sp. FSL R10-2734 genome:
- the rplS gene encoding 50S ribosomal protein L19, translated as MNILQAITQEQLRKDIPSFRPGDTLKVHVKVIEGTRERIQLFEGVVIKRRGGGISETFTVRKISYGVGVERTFPINSPKIEKLEVARRGKVRRAKLYYLRELRGKAARIKEIRR; from the coding sequence ATGAATATCCTACAAGCTATTACGCAAGAGCAACTTCGTAAAGATATCCCGAGTTTTCGCCCGGGTGACACTTTGAAGGTGCATGTAAAAGTTATCGAGGGAACTCGTGAGCGTATCCAGTTGTTCGAAGGCGTTGTAATCAAACGTCGTGGCGGTGGAATCAGTGAGACTTTTACGGTTCGTAAAATTTCTTACGGTGTTGGTGTGGAAAGAACATTCCCAATCAACTCGCCTAAAATCGAGAAGCTCGAAGTGGCTCGTCGTGGTAAAGTGCGTCGTGCTAAACTTTATTACCTTCGTGAACTACGTGGTAAAGCAGCGAGAATTAAAGAAATTCGTCGCTAG
- the lepB gene encoding signal peptidase I, translating to MQQEQSETLESSAQNPRKPKNEVLEWVKAIAIALVLVFLIRWLLFKPFIVDGPSMQPNFHTGERVIVNEILYDIRSPQRGEVIVFHVPSEGRDFIKRVIGVAGDTVKVEGDVVTVNGEVVNETYIQDAIDAKHSINALYNNKDFPNEEFPDGTVPEGHVFVMGDNRSDSTDSRMIGYVPLDDIVGRADLIFWPLKDITLINH from the coding sequence ATGCAGCAGGAACAAAGTGAAACTTTGGAATCAAGCGCGCAGAACCCACGTAAGCCCAAAAACGAAGTGTTGGAATGGGTAAAGGCCATTGCGATTGCTTTAGTGTTGGTATTTCTGATTCGCTGGCTTTTGTTCAAGCCGTTTATTGTAGATGGACCTTCCATGCAGCCTAACTTCCATACTGGAGAACGTGTTATTGTAAATGAGATCTTGTACGATATTAGATCTCCACAGAGGGGCGAGGTTATTGTATTCCACGTGCCATCTGAGGGTAGAGATTTTATTAAACGTGTAATTGGTGTGGCTGGAGATACTGTGAAAGTAGAAGGGGATGTAGTTACAGTTAACGGGGAAGTTGTTAATGAGACATACATTCAAGATGCAATTGATGCAAAGCATAGTATCAACGCTCTGTATAATAATAAAGACTTCCCTAATGAAGAATTTCCGGATGGTACTGTACCTGAAGGACATGTGTTCGTTATGGGGGATAATCGCTCGGATAGTACCGATAGCCGAATGATCGGTTATGTACCTCTGGATGATATTGTAGGCCGTGCAGATTTAATCTTCTGGCCATTGAAGGATATTACACTGATTAACCATTAA
- the ylqF gene encoding ribosome biogenesis GTPase YlqF — protein MAIHWFPGHMTKARRQIEDKLKLIDVVIELLDSRLPLSSRNPMIDDILRDKPRLIILNKADLADPEITRKWLAYFKEQGHVAYPVDASTGTGIKDIPEQVKLLLKEKIDRQIARGMNPRAMRALIVGIPNVGKSTLINRMAGKSIAATGDRPGVTKGQQWIKTGGNLELLDTPGILWPKFEDQEVGYKLAVTGAIKEEILNIEDIAFYAVKYLVKDYGSKFQERFGIEKLPEDLENPDEIIAVMEAVGRKRGCLISGGRVDLEKASRALLHELRAGKLGRFTLETP, from the coding sequence ATGGCCATTCATTGGTTTCCTGGTCATATGACGAAGGCTAGGCGGCAAATCGAGGATAAGCTGAAGCTGATTGATGTTGTAATAGAATTGCTCGATTCCCGTCTGCCGCTTTCCAGCCGCAATCCGATGATTGACGATATTTTGCGGGACAAGCCAAGACTGATTATTTTGAACAAGGCGGATCTGGCAGATCCGGAAATTACACGGAAGTGGCTGGCGTATTTCAAGGAACAAGGGCATGTTGCTTATCCTGTTGATGCATCTACTGGAACGGGTATCAAGGATATTCCAGAGCAGGTTAAACTGCTGCTAAAAGAAAAGATTGACCGGCAGATCGCAAGGGGAATGAATCCGCGAGCTATGCGTGCATTGATCGTAGGTATTCCTAACGTCGGCAAATCAACGCTTATTAACCGGATGGCTGGTAAGAGTATCGCTGCTACTGGTGACCGCCCAGGGGTTACTAAGGGTCAACAGTGGATTAAGACAGGCGGTAACTTGGAGCTTCTGGATACCCCAGGTATTCTGTGGCCGAAGTTTGAGGACCAAGAAGTAGGTTATAAACTAGCTGTAACGGGTGCAATAAAGGAAGAAATCCTGAATATTGAGGACATCGCCTTTTACGCAGTGAAGTATTTAGTGAAGGATTACGGATCCAAATTTCAAGAACGCTTTGGTATTGAAAAGCTTCCTGAAGATTTGGAGAATCCAGATGAGATCATAGCTGTAATGGAAGCCGTGGGTCGTAAGCGCGGTTGTCTGATTAGCGGTGGACGTGTAGATCTGGAAAAAGCTTCGCGGGCCTTGCTGCATGAGCTACGGGCAGGTAAGCTTGGACGCTTTACGCTGGAAACGCCTTAA
- a CDS encoding ribonuclease HII: MLAYEKEGWEQSYCRIAGVDEVGRGCLFGDVVAAAVILPEGLIIDGVNDSKKLTAKKRDALYEIIMEQALAVGVGLVDSNVIDEINIKQASRLAMKKAVESLEHIPDYMLIDAEKVDLPLPQRAIIKGDANSQSIAAASIIAKVTRDRLCEGLWEELYPDYGIAIHKGYATKLHREQITALGPTPMHRRSFIGRILAEQQTLF, from the coding sequence ATGTTGGCTTATGAAAAAGAAGGCTGGGAACAGTCTTATTGCAGAATAGCAGGCGTAGATGAAGTGGGTAGAGGCTGCTTGTTTGGGGATGTCGTCGCAGCAGCGGTGATTTTGCCGGAGGGGCTTATTATTGATGGTGTAAATGATTCGAAAAAGCTCACAGCTAAAAAGAGAGATGCTTTATACGAGATTATAATGGAGCAAGCGCTGGCGGTGGGTGTGGGGTTAGTGGACTCTAATGTCATAGACGAAATTAACATCAAGCAAGCTTCACGCCTGGCTATGAAAAAAGCGGTAGAGAGTCTGGAACACATTCCTGACTATATGCTGATCGATGCTGAAAAGGTAGACCTCCCATTGCCACAAAGGGCAATTATTAAAGGGGATGCTAATAGTCAGTCCATCGCGGCAGCTTCGATCATTGCTAAAGTTACACGAGACAGATTATGTGAAGGTTTATGGGAGGAATTATACCCTGATTATGGGATTGCGATACATAAAGGTTATGCGACCAAGCTTCACCGGGAACAAATTACGGCTCTAGGTCCAACACCTATGCATCGACGGAGTTTTATTGGGAGGATTCTCGCGGAGCAGCAAACGTTATTCTAA
- a CDS encoding DNA ligase: MNIGTLIRGLLGDHKPGAAKSLELKEGQVVRGVVLSVSDSGKEAVVQIQGTPVRAELETPLLPGETMNLQVGPPGEGGLPVLKPVSLGETVLVTPKSMGEALETLGLTDSKAGREIVLAMQSGGVPLTKETAALLDAVMSAKPAGVPTSEWLDAAVISVKRGLPVTAESVRGLQQAVFGPQLHQLLSALEDQVAIWAGQIASEETTAEPKAGLSTSSAKLESTVTAGSGSGNSLGAVVGGDAEADAVLLAAKGNGQAANKAAGSTVANGSTSLSGGSTESASGLATTLNTDEQSASVKGTLNIASDNETGTAAGKLLVLDEAGEGAQIPKGGIVSEATTGKTSPTILNSTVSAQASGAASNLIGSSEVEIQGNTLNLNKDGALDSAINADKSRAINMDKSGTITGGASVSADGTAGAAPQAAAPSGAALLAKLQGVLTELRGSLPQLATLPPADAAGASPAPAAAVPRGETPAATASPMQPDTAPPADAESWVGRVLKLLGAEHEQQAVRGGAVAAAETARAAAGTAALGSAGVIGGEQATDTLKGVLLQMMSSSDVPPAVKEAASGLVQQLTGQQLLLNTDRTAPFAQVTLFLPLQGPDGQETASVHIQSRRGRKGELDAANCRLWFDLDMKQIGQTLVDVQVVDRIVSLKLHNDHPWVLELLEQRRDDIKTAVESIGYQLSGLRTEPLPELKLSTELVSAHTSKLVDYVPEAYKGVDYRI, encoded by the coding sequence ATGAATATCGGAACATTGATCCGTGGATTGCTTGGAGATCATAAACCGGGCGCGGCCAAGTCTTTAGAGTTGAAAGAAGGGCAAGTTGTTCGTGGTGTTGTTCTCTCTGTATCGGATTCTGGAAAAGAAGCGGTTGTGCAAATTCAAGGTACGCCTGTTCGCGCAGAATTAGAAACACCGCTACTGCCAGGTGAAACTATGAACTTACAGGTTGGACCACCCGGAGAAGGCGGATTACCCGTATTGAAGCCGGTCTCCCTCGGTGAAACAGTGTTAGTCACCCCCAAAAGCATGGGTGAGGCCTTGGAAACGTTAGGGCTGACCGATTCCAAAGCAGGTCGAGAAATCGTACTAGCGATGCAATCAGGAGGCGTCCCGCTGACCAAAGAGACAGCGGCTTTGCTGGATGCGGTAATGAGTGCTAAGCCAGCTGGTGTGCCTACATCAGAGTGGCTTGATGCGGCTGTCATATCTGTAAAGCGGGGACTCCCTGTTACAGCTGAGAGCGTAAGAGGATTGCAGCAGGCTGTATTTGGCCCGCAGCTGCATCAGCTACTATCAGCTCTAGAAGATCAGGTTGCGATATGGGCAGGGCAAATTGCTAGCGAAGAAACAACAGCGGAACCTAAAGCTGGATTGAGTACCAGTTCTGCAAAGCTAGAATCTACTGTAACTGCAGGCTCAGGAAGTGGGAATAGCTTGGGAGCTGTAGTGGGTGGCGATGCTGAGGCAGATGCTGTGCTGCTGGCAGCTAAAGGAAATGGACAAGCCGCCAATAAAGCCGCTGGTAGTACTGTCGCAAATGGAAGTACTTCTCTTTCGGGAGGATCGACTGAAAGTGCTTCTGGCCTTGCGACTACTCTGAATACAGATGAACAGAGTGCGTCAGTTAAGGGAACGCTTAACATAGCTTCCGATAATGAAACGGGTACTGCAGCTGGCAAGCTATTGGTCCTTGATGAGGCAGGTGAAGGTGCGCAGATCCCGAAGGGTGGAATTGTTTCGGAGGCTACGACTGGTAAAACATCTCCTACCATTCTAAATAGTACAGTAAGCGCTCAAGCTAGTGGTGCAGCGAGTAATCTTATCGGTTCTAGTGAAGTTGAGATTCAAGGTAATACCTTGAATTTGAATAAGGATGGAGCACTGGATAGTGCTATTAATGCAGATAAGAGTCGAGCTATCAATATGGATAAGAGCGGGACAATAACAGGTGGCGCGAGTGTGAGCGCCGATGGAACTGCGGGTGCAGCGCCTCAGGCCGCTGCACCTAGTGGAGCCGCCCTGCTCGCGAAGCTGCAGGGCGTGCTCACCGAGCTGCGCGGTTCCCTGCCGCAGCTCGCTACCCTCCCGCCCGCTGACGCGGCGGGAGCAAGCCCTGCCCCCGCGGCAGCTGTGCCGCGCGGGGAGACCCCGGCTGCGACGGCTTCGCCGATGCAGCCGGACACCGCCCCACCCGCGGACGCGGAGTCGTGGGTGGGGCGGGTGCTGAAGCTGCTCGGTGCGGAGCACGAGCAGCAGGCGGTGCGCGGCGGCGCAGTAGCCGCCGCTGAGACGGCCCGCGCGGCGGCGGGAACGGCCGCGCTTGGCAGTGCAGGTGTCATCGGCGGCGAACAAGCCACCGACACCCTGAAGGGCGTGCTGCTGCAGATGATGAGCAGCAGCGACGTGCCGCCCGCGGTAAAAGAAGCCGCGAGCGGATTAGTGCAGCAGCTGACAGGACAACAGCTGCTGCTTAATACAGATCGAACGGCTCCTTTCGCGCAAGTGACGTTGTTCTTGCCGCTGCAAGGTCCAGATGGGCAGGAGACAGCGTCAGTTCATATTCAGTCGCGTCGGGGACGCAAGGGTGAATTGGATGCTGCCAACTGCAGGCTCTGGTTTGATTTGGATATGAAGCAGATCGGGCAGACACTGGTAGATGTGCAGGTTGTCGATCGAATCGTTAGTCTTAAGCTACATAATGATCATCCTTGGGTGCTTGAGCTGCTGGAACAGCGGCGTGATGACATTAAAACGGCAGTAGAATCTATTGGTTATCAGCTGTCGGGCTTAAGAACTGAACCCTTACCAGAACTGAAGCTATCCACAGAGCTTGTGAGTGCCCATACTAGTAAGCTTGTTGATTATGTTCCTGAAGCCTACAAAGGAGTGGATTACCGTATATGA
- a CDS encoding EscU/YscU/HrcU family type III secretion system export apparatus switch protein, with product MNENEPVQPISQGLKKAVALKYSPGQNEAPVVVAKGQGAIADLILQKAKESGVAVQEDAALVEVLSKLDLDQQIPSELYQLVAEILSFVYQSDRSAGEWRPE from the coding sequence ATGAATGAGAATGAGCCTGTACAACCAATCTCACAAGGGCTCAAAAAAGCGGTCGCTCTCAAATATAGCCCAGGACAAAACGAGGCTCCTGTCGTTGTCGCCAAAGGACAAGGGGCGATTGCTGATCTGATTCTGCAAAAGGCCAAAGAGAGCGGGGTTGCTGTCCAGGAGGACGCAGCTCTTGTAGAGGTTCTATCAAAGCTCGATCTTGATCAACAGATTCCTTCTGAACTCTATCAACTGGTGGCTGAAATTTTAAGCTTTGTGTATCAGAGCGACCGTTCTGCCGGCGAATGGAGACCGGAATGA
- a CDS encoding YraN family protein, with protein sequence MKEPYIRERYNRKQKGTAAEEGAVQYLSTCGYKILERNWRCRTGELDIIAEIDGCIIFVEVRSRSGELYQGTPEESVNARKIHQVRNTAQVYMHMKGYDDERVSFDVISILLNDDLSIASLGHIREAF encoded by the coding sequence ATGAAAGAGCCATACATAAGGGAGCGATACAACCGCAAACAGAAGGGGACTGCTGCTGAAGAAGGAGCTGTGCAGTATTTATCTACTTGTGGGTACAAGATCTTAGAACGAAATTGGCGTTGTCGAACCGGAGAACTTGATATCATTGCGGAAATCGATGGCTGTATTATTTTTGTTGAAGTTCGCAGTCGTAGTGGTGAACTGTATCAGGGGACTCCGGAGGAATCGGTAAATGCTCGAAAAATACATCAAGTGCGAAATACAGCACAGGTTTATATGCATATGAAAGGTTATGATGATGAAAGAGTTTCTTTTGACGTTATCAGCATTTTATTGAATGATGATTTAAGCATAGCTTCTCTGGGGCATATACGTGAGGCTTTTTAA
- a CDS encoding phosphoesterase, translating to MSNVFFTSDHHFGHKLIIDFESRPFIDVEQMNEAMIESWNSVVNPDDKVFHLGDFSFLNKEATHAIVKRLHGYKILILGNHDRGRSRGWWLEAGFDEVSEYPLIYKDFFFLSHEPMYMNKHMPYVNVHGHIHGQKYEGNNHFNICVEHWNYKPLTFEQIRDSVVVSEEG from the coding sequence ATGAGTAACGTTTTTTTTACATCCGATCATCATTTTGGACATAAGTTGATTATTGATTTTGAATCCAGACCCTTTATAGATGTAGAGCAAATGAATGAAGCTATGATTGAGAGTTGGAATTCAGTAGTGAATCCGGATGATAAAGTGTTTCATTTGGGTGACTTTTCGTTTCTTAACAAGGAAGCAACACATGCTATTGTGAAGAGGCTACATGGATACAAAATACTAATTCTCGGGAATCATGATCGCGGCCGCAGCCGTGGGTGGTGGCTTGAAGCGGGCTTTGATGAGGTTAGTGAATATCCACTGATTTATAAGGATTTCTTTTTTCTCTCCCATGAGCCTATGTATATGAATAAACATATGCCTTACGTAAACGTGCATGGTCATATCCACGGACAAAAGTATGAAGGGAACAATCATTTTAACATTTGTGTCGAGCACTGGAATTATAAACCTTTGACTTTTGAACAGATCAGGGACTCTGTTGTGGTTAGTGAAGAAGGGTGA
- a CDS encoding YifB family Mg chelatase-like AAA ATPase — translation MYGKMHSACLYGIEGVMIGVEIDLANGLPQTNIIGLPDSAIREAVERVRAAVKNCGYRYPQQRITINLAPADLRKEGSAFDLAIALGILITSGQLIMPFAKEVLFIGELALDGSLRPVSGVLPMVEAARRNGFKAVLLPEGNATEAALIGGIHVYAIDHLRALPNSGEAQSNSALSIEGKDEQKLKVGGVSAEMPSLSSLPFPVSISRGMDANERPPVLVLSLEHLKYTPAHGTSEASSFEVNEMMDDYSDVLGQQHVKRALTIAAAGMHNILLIGPPGTGKTMLIKRLPSILPKLSESEALEVTKIFSAAGNLKDAHNGLLRSRPFRSPHHTISAAGLIGGGGIPKPGEVSLAHRGILFLDELPEFSRNVLEVLRQPLEDGVVTISRARASFTYPATFMLAASMNPCSCGYFGSGLTQQHCTCSPARIAQYRAKISGPLLDRIDLQVDVPRPKEWDRQGHVLSSAEMYAEVMAAQAIQAKRFKRLPISWNSELSGASLRRYASLSREGSQLLYDILENLGLSMRAHDRIIKLSRTIADLEGAQEITSAHLAEAVQYRNLDRQAITEE, via the coding sequence ATGTATGGAAAAATGCATAGTGCGTGTCTGTATGGAATTGAAGGGGTAATGATTGGTGTTGAAATTGATCTAGCGAATGGATTGCCGCAGACGAATATTATTGGGCTTCCGGATTCAGCGATTCGTGAGGCAGTAGAACGAGTAAGAGCAGCCGTGAAAAATTGCGGTTACCGGTATCCCCAGCAGCGTATTACGATAAATTTAGCACCAGCCGACTTACGAAAAGAAGGCTCAGCCTTTGATCTTGCGATAGCTCTTGGGATACTGATAACTAGTGGTCAATTGATTATGCCCTTTGCTAAAGAGGTGCTCTTCATTGGAGAGCTTGCGCTCGATGGCAGTCTGAGGCCAGTATCGGGCGTATTACCAATGGTGGAAGCTGCTCGTAGGAATGGTTTTAAAGCTGTATTGCTTCCGGAAGGCAATGCAACTGAGGCAGCTTTGATCGGTGGTATTCATGTATACGCAATCGATCATTTGCGCGCATTACCAAATTCGGGCGAAGCACAGTCCAATTCTGCTTTGAGTATAGAAGGGAAAGACGAACAGAAGCTAAAAGTTGGGGGAGTCTCTGCTGAAATGCCTTCTTTATCATCTCTACCTTTTCCTGTATCTATAAGCAGGGGGATGGATGCAAATGAACGACCTCCGGTTCTTGTGCTTTCTTTGGAACACCTTAAATATACCCCAGCTCACGGTACTTCTGAGGCATCCTCATTCGAAGTGAATGAGATGATGGATGATTATAGTGATGTGCTGGGTCAACAGCATGTGAAAAGAGCCTTAACCATTGCGGCAGCGGGAATGCATAATATCCTGCTTATCGGTCCACCCGGGACAGGTAAGACGATGCTGATTAAACGTCTCCCGAGCATTCTTCCGAAATTGTCTGAGAGTGAGGCACTTGAGGTAACCAAAATTTTTAGCGCAGCGGGAAATTTAAAAGATGCCCACAACGGCTTGCTGCGTAGTCGCCCATTTCGCTCTCCTCATCACACAATATCGGCCGCAGGCCTTATTGGGGGCGGAGGTATTCCAAAGCCGGGTGAAGTTAGCCTCGCGCATCGAGGCATTCTTTTTCTAGATGAGTTGCCCGAGTTCTCTCGGAATGTACTTGAAGTGTTGCGCCAGCCGCTCGAAGACGGGGTTGTTACTATAAGTCGAGCTCGAGCTTCTTTTACCTATCCAGCAACATTCATGCTCGCTGCATCGATGAATCCATGCAGCTGTGGTTATTTTGGGAGTGGGCTTACTCAGCAACATTGTACTTGCAGTCCCGCTAGAATTGCCCAATATCGTGCTAAGATTTCAGGGCCTTTATTGGACCGTATCGATTTACAGGTGGATGTTCCTCGTCCAAAGGAATGGGATCGGCAGGGACATGTTCTATCCTCTGCTGAGATGTATGCGGAGGTAATGGCGGCACAGGCGATACAAGCTAAACGGTTTAAACGCTTGCCTATTTCTTGGAACAGTGAACTTTCCGGCGCTTCCCTTCGGCGATATGCAAGTCTTAGCCGTGAGGGCTCTCAATTGCTGTATGACATTCTAGAAAATTTAGGCCTAAGTATGCGAGCACATGATCGAATTATTAAGCTATCCCGTACAATAGCTGATCTTGAAGGTGCACAGGAGATTACTTCCGCCCATCTTGCGGAGGCTGTACAGTATCGTAATTTAGACCGGCAGGCGATTACAGAAGAATAA
- a CDS encoding organic hydroperoxide resistance protein, giving the protein MMTIQQKMYETTVKAVGGRNGYIESESPKLNLTISTPREMGGAGGEGTNPEQLFAAGYSACFDSALNMVARLGKVKIEGSEVTATVSFGKVEDGGFGIAVKLDVLVKGVDRETATSLVEAAHGACPYSRATRGNIAVELNVL; this is encoded by the coding sequence ATGATGACCATCCAGCAAAAAATGTATGAAACCACTGTTAAAGCCGTAGGTGGAAGAAACGGTTATATTGAATCAGAAAGCCCTAAGCTCAACCTTACAATCAGCACACCACGTGAAATGGGAGGTGCCGGTGGTGAAGGTACTAATCCTGAACAATTATTTGCAGCCGGATATTCCGCTTGCTTCGATAGTGCGCTAAACATGGTTGCTCGACTCGGAAAAGTGAAAATTGAAGGTAGCGAAGTAACGGCTACAGTCAGCTTCGGCAAAGTGGAAGATGGAGGTTTTGGCATTGCGGTTAAGCTTGATGTGCTCGTTAAAGGAGTTGACAGAGAAACCGCAACCTCTTTAGTAGAAGCTGCTCATGGCGCTTGCCCGTACTCCCGCGCAACCCGTGGTAATATCGCTGTAGAATTGAATGTTCTTTAA
- a CDS encoding MarR family transcriptional regulator: MKMSEEDMQKMTTTPELLIENQLCFTIYACSREITKLYQPYLDKIGLTYSQYLVMLVLWERQQCTVKEIGEALFLDSGTLTPLLKRLQAAGLIVRERSTQDERKVLISLTEQGWALQSDAACIPGKMMEETTMSSVETVELLEQFKSLLNRVHEANIQDDKK, encoded by the coding sequence ATGAAAATGAGTGAAGAAGATATGCAGAAGATGACAACTACACCTGAGTTGCTGATTGAGAATCAACTCTGTTTTACCATTTATGCTTGCTCACGTGAGATCACAAAACTGTATCAACCATACTTGGATAAGATCGGTTTGACATACTCGCAATACCTAGTAATGCTTGTGTTATGGGAACGGCAGCAATGTACGGTTAAAGAAATAGGTGAGGCGTTATTTTTGGATTCGGGAACGCTGACGCCACTACTGAAACGATTGCAAGCTGCTGGGCTGATTGTGCGTGAACGCTCGACTCAGGACGAACGAAAAGTTTTGATTTCACTAACGGAACAGGGCTGGGCGCTTCAAAGCGATGCAGCTTGTATTCCAGGGAAGATGATGGAAGAAACGACCATGTCAAGTGTTGAGACTGTAGAACTGCTTGAGCAGTTCAAAAGCTTGTTGAATCGTGTTCACGAAGCGAATATTCAAGATGATAAAAAATAG
- the sucC gene encoding ADP-forming succinate--CoA ligase subunit beta, producing MNIHEYQGKEVLKKYGVAVPNGKVAYTVEEAVEAAESLSTPVVVVKAQIHAGGRGKAGGVKVAKNIDEVRTYATEILGKTLVTHQTGPEGKVVKRLLIEEGCQIVKEYYIGIVVDRGTGRVVMMASEEGGTEIEEVAATHPEKIFKEIIDPAVGLQTFQARKLAYSISIPNELVGKTVKFMQALYLAFVDKDCSIAEINPLVVTADGNVMALDAKLNFDPNALFRHKDIQELRDLDEEDLKEIEASKYDLSYIALDGNIGCMVNGAGLAMATMDIIKYYGGEPANFLDVGGGATTEKVTEAFKIILSDEKVNGIFVNIFGGIMRCDVIANGVVEAASQLGLTKPLVVRLEGTNVGLGKQILAGSGLNIVAADSMADGARKIVSLVQ from the coding sequence ATGAATATCCACGAGTATCAGGGAAAAGAAGTGCTTAAGAAGTACGGTGTAGCCGTACCGAATGGAAAAGTAGCTTATACAGTGGAGGAAGCGGTAGAAGCCGCAGAGTCACTGAGTACACCGGTTGTTGTAGTTAAAGCTCAGATTCACGCAGGTGGACGCGGTAAAGCTGGAGGAGTTAAGGTTGCTAAGAATATCGATGAAGTGCGTACCTACGCAACCGAGATTCTGGGCAAGACTTTAGTTACTCACCAGACTGGACCGGAAGGTAAGGTAGTGAAGCGGCTTCTCATAGAAGAGGGCTGTCAAATTGTTAAAGAGTATTACATTGGTATCGTTGTTGATAGAGGAACGGGTCGAGTGGTCATGATGGCTTCTGAAGAAGGTGGCACAGAGATTGAAGAGGTTGCAGCTACACATCCGGAGAAGATTTTTAAAGAAATCATTGATCCGGCAGTAGGTTTGCAGACCTTCCAAGCTCGTAAGCTGGCTTATAGTATCTCTATTCCGAACGAATTGGTAGGGAAGACTGTGAAGTTCATGCAAGCGCTATATCTAGCATTTGTGGATAAAGATTGCTCTATTGCCGAAATTAACCCATTGGTAGTTACTGCGGATGGTAATGTGATGGCTCTGGATGCTAAATTGAATTTTGATCCCAATGCTTTGTTCCGCCACAAGGATATTCAAGAGCTCAGAGATCTAGATGAAGAGGACTTGAAAGAAATTGAAGCCTCGAAGTATGACCTAAGCTATATCGCACTTGATGGCAATATTGGCTGTATGGTGAACGGTGCAGGCCTAGCGATGGCAACGATGGATATTATTAAATATTACGGAGGCGAACCCGCCAACTTCCTTGATGTAGGGGGCGGTGCAACGACCGAGAAAGTTACAGAAGCCTTTAAAATCATTCTATCTGATGAAAAGGTAAATGGAATTTTCGTTAACATTTTCGGCGGTATTATGCGCTGTGATGTTATTGCTAACGGTGTTGTGGAGGCGGCCAGTCAATTGGGATTGACCAAACCGCTTGTTGTACGTCTTGAAGGAACAAATGTTGGATTGGGTAAGCAAATTTTAGCTGGATCGGGACTTAACATTGTAGCTGCTGACTCTATGGCGGACGGTGCCCGTAAGATTGTATCTCTTGTGCAATAA
- the sucD gene encoding succinate--CoA ligase subunit alpha, whose translation MSILVDKNTKVITQGITGATGLFHTKGALDYGTQMVGGVTPGKGGTTVNITLENGSEVSLPVFDTVAAAKAATGATASVIYVPPAFAADSIMEAVDAELDLVICITEGIPVLDMVKVSRYMEGRSTVLIGPNCPGVITPGECKIGIMPGYIHMPGYVGVVSRSGTLTYEAVHQLTTRGIGQSSAVGIGGDPVKGSEFIDILKLFNEDPGTKAVIMIGEIGGTAEEEAAEWIREHMTKPVVGFIGGATAPPGKRMGHAGAIISGGKGTASEKIAVLEACGIKVAPTPAEMGSTLVSVLEERGILNAFTTH comes from the coding sequence ATGAGCATTCTTGTAGATAAAAATACGAAAGTTATCACGCAAGGTATTACGGGAGCAACGGGCTTGTTCCATACTAAGGGTGCGCTGGATTATGGGACACAGATGGTTGGAGGAGTAACGCCAGGTAAAGGTGGAACGACAGTTAATATCACCCTTGAAAATGGCAGTGAAGTTAGTCTTCCGGTATTTGATACTGTTGCAGCTGCTAAAGCGGCTACTGGTGCAACCGCTAGTGTGATCTATGTTCCGCCAGCATTCGCAGCAGACTCCATCATGGAGGCTGTAGATGCAGAGCTGGATTTGGTGATCTGTATTACCGAAGGTATTCCTGTGCTTGATATGGTAAAAGTCTCACGTTATATGGAAGGCCGTTCTACTGTATTGATCGGTCCAAACTGTCCGGGTGTTATCACTCCTGGAGAGTGTAAGATTGGAATTATGCCTGGTTATATTCATATGCCTGGTTATGTCGGAGTAGTTTCTCGAAGCGGAACTCTTACCTATGAAGCTGTTCATCAGCTGACTACGCGTGGAATTGGGCAATCTTCCGCTGTAGGTATTGGTGGAGACCCGGTTAAAGGCTCTGAGTTTATTGATATTTTGAAGCTGTTTAATGAGGATCCGGGCACGAAGGCAGTGATCATGATCGGAGAAATCGGTGGAACAGCAGAGGAAGAAGCGGCAGAGTGGATTCGTGAGCATATGACCAAGCCAGTTGTAGGCTTCATTGGAGGAGCAACTGCACCTCCAGGCAAACGGATGGGGCATGCTGGGGCTATTATTTCTGGAGGTAAAGGTACAGCTAGCGAGAAAATCGCCGTACTGGAAGCTTGCGGAATTAAGGTAGCTCCTACGCCAGCTGAAATGGGCTCAACACTTGTAAGTGTGCTTGAAGAACGCGGCATCCTTAATGCATTTACAACGCACTAA